The nucleotide window TGAGGCCAGATTCTATCTCACCCTGCTTCCGTGGCTGTGGCTGAATgccagggtggggcctggggactGGAATGCCCCAGCCCGCCCCGACCCCGACAGCAGTCTACAAAGGGCTCAGGGAGCTTGGCCGCTCCACAGAAGGCTTTCGGAGGCAATCCCGGAGTGCAACTCAGAGGAGGCCATCGGACACCCAAGCCAGAAAAACGGTCCCCCCCAAGAAAGACAGGGGAGAAACGACAGCCAGGCAGAGCTGCTGGTCAGAGCTCTCTGACCCTGGAAGAGAACAAAGGGCTTTGTATGTGGGCAGATGGGAGACTCAGGCTGGTAGGCCTGGCTGCACGTTGCCCTCGGTCTTTgctcttggttttctcatccataGGATGGGGCCATGAGCCCTGCTGCGCTgctggggcagcaggcagggtCTTCTGAGGTCATTGCTGGAGTGGGGGCTTTGGGTAGATTGGAGCTGCCTCCATGGGGCTGGTGCGGGGGTGTGGCAAGATGTGGGACAGGGTATCGGTTCTCACGTGGCCGTGGCCCAGCCGTGGCACCTGTCCGTGCTGCTTAACCCCTCCCGCACAAGATGGGGGTCAGGACACAGCCTCTCCTTTGTGTGGCTGCTACAGGTTCAAGCATCAGCCCAGACGTCACAGCACTTCCAGCAAAGCTCCCCATGGCCGTCATGCTGTCTTACTGGGTGATTCACGGGGGCCTCAGGCAGCGGTCTTCCAGAGACAGGAACCCCTCCTGTCTGCTCACGTGACATTTGTGTCCCCTgacttttcctttctgtccttgtTCTTCTCTCTGCAGGGGACAGAcatggggggagggaaagggaagggtggGAACCTCATTGGGATGCCTAGTCCCTGTTTCCGAGGAATCCCTTGCCGGCTGAGGATGGACTAGCAGCTACCCCGAGTGTTCCCTGGACACAGCATGTGCCCCGGGAGGGGAAGCGATCAGCATTCGGACTAGAACTTCCCCTGTGGGGCCAATGGCAGACATCGCTAGCTACCCACAGCGCCGTGCGGCCTTACGCTCTTTCTCCATGCAACGCACTGGGCAGCCACCCCCAGTCAATGAACGGGAACCCGACTGGCCCCCCAGGCAGAGTGGAGGTCTCTGCTGTCCTCGACCTGGCCTGCCCCGCCGCGTCCTGACCTCTGGTCCCCTTGCAGAGTCCCGCAGACTAAGCGTCAGGCCCGTTGGCCAGGTCCTGGGTGAAGGCACTGGGGCTGGCGCCCAGGATGTGGTTGTGGCCTGAGCCTCTGGAGCTCTTGTGCATGCTGACCATGTTGCTGCTGTTGGGCTCGTAGCCAGCTCCGTGGCGGCGGAAGAGGCCTCGGACGGTGGCCTGGAAGCCGCTGGTGACAAAGCAGTAGACGATGGGGTCCATGCAGCTGTTGAGGCTGCTGAGGGTCACGGCCACGTGGTAGGCCACGAGGCTGGTGTGGTGCGGCACACCAGGCCACAGCGCCACGGCCACCTGGCGGGCGTGGAAGGGCGTGAAGCAGACGAGGAAGATGACGAGCACGGTGAGCAGCAGCTGCATGGCCCGCACGCGGCGCTGGCGGCCCTGGCGCAGCAGGCCCGGCCGCGACAGCGCGCACACGATGCGGCCCGTGAACACGCTGATGACCAGCAGCGGCAGCAGGAACTCCAGCACCGTCAGCGCGAACACGCGGCAGCAGGGCCGACCGCCGGCCGTCACGCCCAGCACAGACAGGGTCACGGCGCCCGCGGCCAGCCACACGAAGGCGCACGTGGCCCTGGCACAGGCCGGCTGGCGCCAGCGGCGGGGAACATCGGGCTGCACGATGGCCAGGTAGCGGTCCACGCAGATGCAGGTGAGGAAGAGGATGGAGCAGTGCATGTTGAGGAAGTAACCGAAGACGTGCGGGAAGGCGCACTGCAGGCAGCCGCGGGTGCCGTAGAAGACGGCGAAGCGTGTGGGCAGGGACAGGCCCACCAGCAGGTCGGTCACCACCAGGTTGATGGTGTAGATGACCGATGGCGTCTTGGCCTGGGTGCGGCAGCAGAAGACGTACAGCGCCAGCCCGTTGAGCACCAGCCCCGCCAGGAAGATGACGCCGTGCACGGCCATCAGTGCCAGCCACAGGCCCGGGAAGGCGGCATGCAGCTCCTCGTCCAGCCGGGCAAACACGTGGAACAGGGGCTTCTCGGGCGTGCTGACGTTGGCCTCCGCCGCCGTGGCGTTGGGGGCCGCCGGGGCCCAGGACCCCACGGGAGACACAGAGGGCATGACGGTGGCCGGCACGCACCGGGGGCCTGGAAGAAAGGAGACGGGTTACCGTTGGGGGATGGGAGCCGGGCCTGGAGGCTGGTCCTGCTTGGGTTGCCGGCTCAGGAGGGCCCCAGCATTCCTGTCTTGGTGCCTTTGCCGGGCCAGCCCTGAATTGCCTGCCCTCTCCATTCCGAGTGGCCCCACGCTTGCCGGGGTGGAGCTCTGTCACAACGTTAATGGTCTGAGGCACTCCTTGACGCAGCAGGAAGTGTAATCCTCGCTGTGCAGGACCATCCCAGGACTAACGGGGAAGGCAAAGTCTGTGGCATAGGTAAGCTATGGAGCCAAGCAtttggggtttgaacccaggctccAATCCCGGTTCCTCCCTCACTCGCTGTGCAGCCGCAGGCgcatcacttaacctctctgtgcttcacgTCCTAACCTGTATGGCTGGGGTGGTGGAGCTGCTAGGACGATTAAACGAGCACAGCACCGCCCAGCACACAGTTTGTGCTGGAGAAACCATAGTGTAGTTGCTGCCGGATAAACCACCGTTCTGCTCAAAAGAGACAAGCCCGTGATGGCCCCTCCTGGCTGCCCCCACACCCATGCGTCGATCCTGTCCTCCAGCCCACCTATCTGTTCTTGCCTCCCTAAGGCTGGTGGTGGGTCAATGCCCCGGGCTCGGGTCCTCATAAGGAAACTCACCCAAGAGCtagtgcccccccaccccccgtggcTTCCGGCCCTAGAAGTGAGCAACCCTAGTCGCCTGGGAGGCTCGAGGCCCGCACAGGGTGGCTCGCTGGggcctgagcctggagcccggTCCCAGCAGCAGTGGAGTGGGTGTGAGTTAAATAAACATGGCGCTCCCTGCAGCGTAAGGGGCCCGCCCACTCTGTTTACGTTCCTGCACCACTGTGTTTAACTTGCTGAGATTTATCTCTATTTACACATGAAGGGTTAACAGGCCCCCCACCCTCATCCTGGGCCGGGCTGATGCTCCAAATAAGGACATTTCTGGCTTTttctggagaaaggagaggaccttggggagaagcagggaggaagggtgaGTACGTGGGACATCCCAGCCCCACACtgtgccctcccccacctgcaaggggaaaggaagacactgcccccccgcccccgtggc belongs to Ailuropoda melanoleuca isolate Jingjing chromosome 9, ASM200744v2, whole genome shotgun sequence and includes:
- the GPR20 gene encoding G-protein coupled receptor 20, with translation MPSVSPVGSWAPAAPNATAAEANVSTPEKPLFHVFARLDEELHAAFPGLWLALMAVHGVIFLAGLVLNGLALYVFCCRTQAKTPSVIYTINLVVTDLLVGLSLPTRFAVFYGTRGCLQCAFPHVFGYFLNMHCSILFLTCICVDRYLAIVQPDVPRRWRQPACARATCAFVWLAAGAVTLSVLGVTAGGRPCCRVFALTVLEFLLPLLVISVFTGRIVCALSRPGLLRQGRQRRVRAMQLLLTVLVIFLVCFTPFHARQVAVALWPGVPHHTSLVAYHVAVTLSSLNSCMDPIVYCFVTSGFQATVRGLFRRHGAGYEPNSSNMVSMHKSSRGSGHNHILGASPSAFTQDLANGPDA